CCTCCACCAGTCGCTCCTCCCTCGACTCGCCCTGCTCGAGCCTCTGGCGGAATTCGGCTGTCTTTGCCCCGAGCTCCTCGTCGCTCATGGCCTGAATCGTCGGCTCAAGGGCGCCGACGGCCTCAACGATGGGCTGGATGCGCCGAAGCTCACGAACGTTCTTGGAGGGAACGAACTTGCTGATGAGGTTGGTAAACATAGATTTGGGTGGGCTCCGCCACTAGTTTCGCTAATTTAAACCCAATCCATATTAACGGAGTTCGATGGGGGACGCAAGGGAAGGGACGCGAGGGTACTGGGTTAATTTCAATCCGCAAGCTCCACGATTTCCTCTAGCTCCAAGATATGGTCAGACACGCCAGCCTCCATAGCCGGGGTAACTCGTAGCGTCGAATGGATGCGAGCAAAGTTGTAGTGCATGAAATGCAGGGCCAGGACGTGTTCTAGGTTTTCAACCTTCTTGGAGTGAGCGTTAGTCAATCGCGTAAACCTTCGCATGGACATTCTGAGGGTCAGGTTGTTCCGCTCTGCAAAGCTGGTAGAAACGTGTTGTGGGTCTGGTTAGCCATTGACCTTCCGCCTTTCTGTTCCTATGCATTTTGGCGGGTGTATTGTTTCTCTGATTCCGAGGCTTGGCCGTAAGGTTTATCAACTGGCAGTAATTGGCGTTGCTTCCAAATACTTCTTCAACTGCTGGAAGATATGCATTTCAAGCATCGTCAAGAGAAATACTACTCTATTTTTTTAATGAGAGCTATTTCGTTCTTTTCTTTGTTGTTTTGCGCTTCGGCTTGGGGCGAGGGTTTACTTTTGCGGCATCGACCGAGAGACTGTTCTCTTTTGGGAACTTTTGAAGCCCAATTTTTAAGACTCCAACGATTACGGAGGGGGCAAGTTCGTCCTCTGATGGCCCTACATTGGTTGCATTAAACCCAAACCGCACAGAAACCCCCCAAATTCCTTCGTGAATCCCTTGGTGTTTGATAAGCGCCTCTGCCACTTCTTTATGGTCGAATATAAATTTCTCTGCCTCTACCACACTTAATCTCCAATCTTATTTATATTTTGAATAAGGACGTGCGGGCCAGTTCCAACCGGGCCTTCTTCTATTACAAAGTGCTCTCCTTCTGGAAGTAATGTTCTTTCTGAGGGCTCCGTGACGGCAACAATAACATTCGCCGTACGATGAATTACGGACCTGGAAATCTTATCAGCAATTCGATTGTAAAGGTCCTCGGCCCCAACACGGGCAGCAATTGCGGATACAAGAAACTGGTTTACGCTAGTTCCGTCTTGTTTGGCCATTCTTGTTGCCAGACGATGCAAACTCCTTGGCAATCGTAGGGCAATTCTCCCGCTAAAACCGTGATTTGCAGAAGGCGGAGGAATCTCATGCCCCCGTTCTAACTCTATCTCGATCCAAGCCTTAGCTGTATTCTCAAGATTTGCAATGGCTTCTTGTGCATTATCACCATAATCAATACAACCGGGAAACTCCAAGACTTCCGCAGAGAACCCTCCTGAATCCTTGTCCTCTGTTAGAATAAAGGCGTAAGGCTCTTGTAGATATTCTTCTGGAGTCTTCTTAACCATGTTCGTTACCCCCGAATATTTGGAGTCTCTCAGCCCACAGACCCCAATCTTCCTCAAGATGGTCTAAGATGCTCATTGCGGCCTTTGGCAGGGGACCTTTAGAGTGATGTGGAATGCTCAAAGATCGTATTCCGGGAAAATCCTTGCTTACCCACATTGGATGTTTTGTTCCCTTCCCTGCTCTCTTTCGCCCAAGCGATCCCGCAAGTCTTTCTAGTTCACTAGTTTTTATGTTTGCTGGCCTTAGTCTCAGCTTATCTATTCTCTCTCTCAGTCTGCGTAGCTTTCGGATATTCATGATATCATAGGTGATATCATTATAATACCATCGTCCAAAAATTGCAAGTCTTTAGTTTATTTTTTTCGCCATCTCGTCTCAGCCGCCTTTTTTGCTATTTCAACTCGTCGCTTTTTGGAGAGCTTCTTGGCTCGTGCGGGGCCACCTTTCTTTCCACCTAGCCGTCCCAGAGCGACGGCGTGAGGGTTCTTCTCCTTATCCTTATCTGGCTCCGATTTGTCCTTGGTGGCCGACTTTACTATTTTAGTAGCGAGGACGTTGACATCATCGGGCGGGGCTTTTTTCTTTCTTGAGCGTTCAGGCATATTACTAATACGCCATATTGCGCTCCGAATTGCCAGGCCTAATCATATAGCGTAGAGTTCAAACTGCCCCAGTACCGACGCGAGGGGCTCTCATGGCTTTGGCCCGGCCTCGGTCGAAAGCCTAAACGAAAAGACCCAGCGGATCTCAGCTAAAACGTATTTTCCTCTAATAAGATGTATCGCTTGGGGTTGACCGGAACCCCGTTGAGGTGAACTTCGTAATGGAGGTGAGAGCCGGTCGAGCGGCCCGTGTCTCCAACTCGGGCTATCGGGTCGCCCCGCTCCACCCGCTGGCCGGCTCGAACGAGAATATGGGAGTTGTGGCCGTACCGGGTCTTGAGTCCGTAGCCGTGGTCGATCTCCACCAACTTGCCGAAATCGTACTCGGTCACCACGCGTACGACCACCCCGTCGGCGGGCGCGACGACGAGCGCCCCCTTGCGGGAAGCGATGTCCATGCCCGTGTGCAAGGACCTCTTTCCGGTGAAGGGCGAGACGCGGCGGCCGAAACCGCTGGTCACCCAGCCCCGCACGGGCCAGATGGACGGCGTGTAGGCCAGCAGGCTCTTCAGGTCATGGAAGGCGCTCACCAGCTCGTGGAAGCTCTCCTCCTGGCGGCCCGTGGCCTCCTTGAGCTTTGCCAACTCCTGGCGCATTGTATCGATGAGGGTCGACTGGCTATCAGCTATGAAGACATCCTCGCCGGATGAGGCCTTCGTGTTGGGACCCCCGAGGCCGAGCAGCGGTTTGGAGCTTTCCGTTGTCGGCTCCAGGCTCGCCAGCAGACGAAGCTTACGGTCCAGCTTCTGCATCCGCTGGAGCTGGTTATTAAGGCCCTCTATCTCCTCAGACATGGAGGCAAGCTGCATTGGGTGCGAGCTCGACCCAGCCTGCATGTAGGCGAGCTCGCCTGCATGGCGGTGAAGAGAGCGGTATGAAAAAGCAAGTAGAATGAGGCCGGCAATGCAAAACAGCCCGGCGAGGGCCGCAATTCGCAGCCAGCGACGACGGAGTACCATCGTTCGTGGACGGCCAGCTCCATCGGGCAGGACGATGACCGTTAGGGTATCGCGTCGACCCACAAAACCCTCTCCACTCAACTTATCAGGCGGGGACACCGGCCGCTAATTGGGAACTACATTCAAGATGGACCGGGTGGACGTAAAATCGGGTAAATTTAACACACCAGGTCACCCCTGTCAAGCCGCTTTTTCGATAAGTCATTCAATTCCAAGCCGTTACATAACAGATGTCTGCCACGGATGAGAACACCCCAAACGACGGCAAATTACACCCTGCTCCTTGAGAAACTACTGAAAGGATGGAGCGGCGATATTTGGCAGCAAGGGCAGACACATCACTTGCCCGCAATCACAATATCTCCCTTTACGGACTCCAGAAGCGCGATGAGCTCCCCCTGCTCGTGCCCGGGCACTTTGAGCATATAGAGGGTCTCGTTGAAGTTCGCCATCATTGCCTGCCACTCGACCTCATTGATGTAGAGATGCTTATGCGACTCCTTCATCGAGCGGCCTTCGTAGCTGCAAGGCCCGCCCGTCGCCTGACAGACGAACTGGGTGACCAAGAACTTGAGCACTGGCGCGGGAACCTTCTTTCGTGCCTCATCGACGTCGGGGTTGGCGTTGAGGACGGGGTTGGCCACCAGGCGGTCGATAAAGTCATCAACCACCACCGAGATGGGCCCTACACCGCCGAGCCGCTCGTAGAGGCTTTTTTCGTGCTTCTCTCCGGCAATGATGAGTGTGGCGCCGACCCCTACGAGCAGGAGGGTGGCGAGGAGCATAGGAATGGTCCTGCTCAGACGTGTCAAAAACCGAAATGGATAGCGACAAAGGCCGATAGACGTCATGGCGGTCCTCCTTATATGATTGGGACCAGGGGTGGGTGTGAGTTTGAGGGATTCGGCCCGCTCGCGAGCCATCAATGTATCAACCCTTATACAGTATCAACCCTTATACAGTCTCATATCCCTCCAAGTCAAGCTCCCCGTTTGCCCGGGAGGGTCTCGTACATCCGGAAAGCCACCACAAGCCCCGATGTAAGAGTAAGGGCCGCGATGACGTGGATGGCCGTCGGCTCACAGCTGCGTTCTCTTCAGCAGTTGCCGAACATCTTGGAGAATATCCTCTGGAGGTGTGATGGAGGCATGGCGCAGGCGCCACAGGCCGTCTGGGTCAATCACGAAGGCGGAGGTGTTGTGATTCACAAGATAGTCCTTTCCCGTGGCACCCACAGAAGCCTTCTCGCGGAAGACACCATAGGCCGCGTAGACTGACTCCAGCTCGACTTGGGTTCCCGTCAACCCGACGAAATCAGCATTAAAGGTCGCTAAGTGTTGCTGCAAACGTTGTGACCCATCTCGCTCCGGGTCTACGGTGATGAAAACAAATCGAACACGTTCGGCGTCAGCTCCCAGGGCCTCGTGGACCTTCGTCCACTTAGTCAGCGTAAGAGGGCATGCACCTGGGCAATGGGTGTAACCGAAGTAAAGGAGCACAACCCGACCCCGCTGTTCGCTCAGGCGGAAAGGCTGGCCGTGCTGGTCGGCGAGGGTGAAGTCGGGCGCTGACACTGGGGGCTTCAGTACGGTTCCCAGGAACGAGGGCGACTGCTGCTCACAGGATGTAAGCATCAGTCCAGCCAACAGCACCATCACCAAACCAATGGTCATCCCCTTGCGCATAACTTCTCTCCTTACTCTAGTTCCCAACGCCTCAATAAGGCCAGAACTTCGAGTACTTGGCGTCGATGGCTTGCTTGATCTCCGGGACGGGCCTTCCCTGCTTGTACATGGCATACGCATCCAGCGTAATGTTGAGGCAGATGGCTCACCCAACCGCGTGCGTGTCAACGTAACAGTCCAGGTTGTTCTGGTGGCTGTTCGTCTTATAGCAACCGCAGTAGCACGGCATCCTTTCTATGAGCTCGGGCACCTCCCGCGCAATCCGGTAGGCCTCGGCGACCTTGCCCGTGAAGAGGCCGGGAGGGAGGGTCGCCGGGCGAGGATTTCGGGGGATGGCTGGTAACGCGAAGGCCGGTCGAGCGCCCAGGGCTGAGCCCCCGACTGGCCTGGACTGCCACCACCAGTATCCTCCGGCTCCTACCACGACGACGAGAACACCAACCAGAAGAATCCAGCGGCTCTCCGTTCTGGGTTTTTTAGTATATCTTTTCTTCTTGGCCATACGTAAGCCCTCCTCATTGAAATGTGAGTCCTATTGTTTTGTTCATGAACAAATTCCGGAGGAGTCCCTTCATTACCTTTCTTCAACCAAGTAGATAGAGCGCCTCGATTCCCTCCCGATGCGGATCAAGACCTGGTCGCTTATCCAGGTCTGGGGCGTTATCTGGCTGATGGTTTCTTCCTGACCAATTAGGAACCCAATAAGGTAGGCCTGGCCATCTTCCCAAGCCGTGTCACCGGGGTCTTCATTGGTTAGAGGGAACGCAAATTCGTACTCGCGGGTTGAGCCCACCGACCTAAACCCTGCCCCTAGCAAATTGCTCGTTTGGTCCTGGACCAGGAACCCTGAGGCCATTCACGTATGGGCTCCTTTCGTCGACCGGGGACGGGGTGTTCTCACATTGGGGTCAACGCCGATAAAATAATCCTCTATTCCACTACGCGTCAGCAGTTTGGCGTCATTGAAGTCGCCGATCATCCCGTGATGTTCGAAGTCCTTAAAGAGCATCGCAATCCAGTTCTTGGTGTCCGCCCTAATGGCGAAATAGATTGCTCCTTGGTGAATTTTCGTCCAGACCTCCAGGTGGTATTGCTTTGGGTCATTCACGATGACATCCCCAGAGGTGCCTCAGCCATAATCGGTCACTGTGGGGTAGTTGGCCCCCACGTGGATTCGTTTGTGGGCAGCGTCCCACCACTCATTGGGGTCGATGACGCCGTCGAGGCGCGGCGGGGACCCCTGGCGGGCAACGAAGGAAGTGTTGAACTGGGCCAGAGGGAGGGTTTTGTCCCGAAGCTCCGCTGGGTACTCTGTCGGGTTATATTTCACAACCACTTGGCCCGGGCCGCCGCCGCATCCTATCCCATAGACGTCCCCTGTTATTGCATCCACGTGGAGATGGAAGTGGTCCGTGGCGTAGCGAACGGGACCGATATGATAGCTCACGGCGCTATTAGGCAGGTGGGTGTCAAACATGTAGACGAAGGCCCCGTGCTCAAAGGTGAAAGCCTCAAACTCCAGCTCTTTGGCTCCCGGGTAGGTGCGCTCCAAAAATTTCCTCGCGATGGCTTCGGCCAGGCCGCTGGAGATTTTCACCTGGCTGGCGTCGAGCAGGTAATCGCCTCGGCTGTCCAGGTAGTATGTCTTTCCTGAAGGGCCCGTCTCCACGCTGGCTGCGATCTTCTCTGGGTTTTCAACTATTGTGGCGAGCCGACCACCGCAGGCGTGTGTGGTGTGTGGGAGAAATAGCACCAAGGCCCCAGCCACCACAAAGGGTATGAATTTTATCCGTTTCATTGTAAATCCTCCTGATTACTTGGTTTTCACCCAAAAATTTTACGCCCAAGCATGGTCTGGTTTAGATTAGTTGAGTGCGCTAAACGTTTTTCAACTGTCTTAAATCTTCGCTAGCCCAGTTACCCATTTACTGCTTTTGTATCGCACCCATCTCAACTGGCCCTTTTCCTTCTTCTAACGATGATGATCGATGCCTTTGTAAGCCTCGATGAACTTTACAATCCGTTCCTCATCGAACCCATCAAACTTGTCGATACGTCCCCAGGCCGTCAGGGCGATGGTCTTGTCTAATCGTGGGTTGGGCGCCAGAATGACGTATCGGTCATACCGCCTGACGACCTGCTCTAACTGCTGGATCAACCGGCCACAATTCCGACAGCGGTATTGGACCAACACACCGCCGTCTTCGAGATTGTGGACCTGCACCTCGTCAGGGATCGGTGCTTGATGAATCCCCCACCGGGCTAAGGAACCCAAATGGGGGCCAGAGGTGGGAGGGAGGCTGTTGTAGGGGGGATGCGGGGTGTCGGGAGAGGATATGTGCCACGTGGGCTGAACCGGTATGGCGGTTCCAACCGAGCTTTTCATCATTTGGTTGACGAACCACCCTCCGGCCAGAACAACCACCGACAGCCCGATAAGCGGGAGCGCCATCGCGCTAGATTTCTTACGCCGCTTCTCTTCCTGCCGCCTTCTGCGTCGCTCTTTCTTGCTTGACAAAAGCTCTACCCTCCCTGATGGGAACTCAAGACATCTTTTCATAAGCCCTCACTGCAAGGGCTATGTGGCACAGTGAAAAGTAACCTATGAAAATGCCTTTCTTCGCAGACATCTAGAGGAGCTCCTTGATTTGCTTGGAAAGGACGGCCAACGTCAGGGAACCGAAGTGCTTGTAGGCTATCTTGCCGTTTCGGTCGATAAAAAATGTCTCCGGTACTGCATATACCCCGTAGTCAATCGTTATCTTGCCGTCATGGTCCGGCCCGTTGGGATAGGTCTTGCCGTGCTCCCTAATGAAGGCCAAGGCTTCCCTTCGCTCATCCTGGATGTTCACCCCGACGAAAACCACTCCTCGATCTCGGAAGGTCAGCCAGCCTCCCTCCAGGATAGGAGCCTCAAGCTTGCAGGGGATACACCACGAGGCCCAGAAGTTGATGACCACGACTTGGCCAAGGTAGTCAGCCAGGGAAAAGCGCTCGCCGTTGAACAGGACAAACTCCAGGGGCGGGGTCTGCTGGTTGACCAGGGGTGATGGAATGAAGCGGGCGTTTTTGGTTAGACCCCATGCGAAGAGCCCCACCAGCCCGAGCAGACCGCCAAAGACCCATAACGGAGTCCAAAATCTCCGGACTGATGATACCGCGTTTAGCCTGGAAGCTTGGTGGATCTTTTCGTCCACGACGTCTTCCCCTCAATGGTCGGACGACCTCCCCTGATAAGGGGGCGCTGCCCTATCTGTGCCTGGTATCGTCCAAACCATAGAGGAGTCGTCCTCCTTCGGCGAGGCTAGGCCTCGATCCAGACCGTTGGCACCGTATCACCCTAATTAGCCTCCCCTCCGGGAATGAAGCAAAACCGACATAGAGTTAGCCGGGTGATGTTTTAGGCCCTCTTCCCGTCACGCCCCTCACTCGTTCCTTCTTTTAATGACGTAGGTATGGGCGCTCCTTTAGCTGATCCCACCTCGTCTTGCAGGGCCTCAATGTGACGGGCTATCTCTTGTTGCTGTGCCCGGAGCATCGCCAGCTTCTCTTCCGGCGTACCCTCCTGAGTATTCTTCTCTGGTGACGATTCTGAAGGGCCATGTTTTCCCATACCCCTCATGCAGAAATACATCATCAAGGGGCAAGCCAACAATAACAGCAGCAGAACTAGATTATTCATGACTGTTTCCTTTCACTTAGAATCCCCTTGTTAACCTGGGCCTAACATTCGACCTCGGCTTTGGCAAGTTTCGAATGGGCGAGCAGCGATCCGATGTAGCGACAGCCATCCTGTGAGCTCCAGTTCCTGCCTCCAATGGCACGACCCACAATGTTTCCATCAGGGTCGATGAGAACCGTCATGGGGATGGACCATAGACCGTAAAGTGACGCGACTTTCCCCCTGCGGTCCAACAGAGCGGGGAAGGTCAAGCGGAACTGCTCCATGAAAGCTCTGACCGTGGAAGGGTTTTCCTTGAGATTTACAGCGAGAATTGTGAATCCGTAGTCTTTGAACTTTTGATAGAGCCGTTCCATAGAGGGCATCTCTGCCCGGCACGCAGGGCACCAGGAAGCCCACAAGTTCAGGAACACAACACTGCCCCGGAAGTCTTTCAATGCGACTTGATTCCCTTCTGAATCGGGAAGCGTAAACTCAGGTGCCTTCATCGGCGGCACCGCTTTGAGCACTCCAAGGGTGGATGCGTAGTGGTCTTTCCCCTGAACGCTTGGAGGGAACACGGTGAATCCCGCCACCAAGCCTAGACCCACCGCCAGCCACGCCCAACGGGCGATAAAACCATCTCGGTGGCGTGTCCTTGATAGACGTCTCGGTTGTCTCATCCTTCCCTCACAAAAGGAATGGTTACTTCCTGGCACCGAAGCCCCCTGGTCCCTCGTTTAGCAGCCAGAGCAACAGCCTCTGACAGCCTGGGTTCAGGGAAACTAGCTAGGCAGTTAGGGAGTTCTGGGGCTTATACGGATCGTGGAGGGTGTTCTTCCGGAGGCGTGACCAACGAAACGATCCTAATTTGCATGGGAAGGGATATAGACTCAACGTGGGAGATGGAGGTCGCTGAGGCCTGCATCCCGAGGAATGGCGTCAGGTCGTAGGCCAGGAGGCAAACTGTGCAAGGGTTGCTATCAGTTGAGGAAGAGTTAGAAGGTGAAGGGCTTTGGTTACTATTCCCGCTACGAGGAGGGCACTCGCCGGGTCCCATGCGCGTACACGGGCCCTTGTCGCCCGACATGCATTGGTCCTGAGCGCTGGCGGTTGGTGTGAAGGGAATTACCCCCAAGAGTGTGGGGACTATAAAGGATACAAGCACCAAAATGTGGAGGAGCCGTTTCATACGATCTTAGTCCTTCTTTCTACTGGGCCCCCAACATAGATGTGCCTTCTCGGAAAGTCAAGAATGTTATTAATAAAACTCGGCAAGCGCGGGCCACTTACTTGCCTGCCTCTTTGGCCTGATTGCGACCCTGTTGAATCATCCTGTCGCCTTGTTTGGCCATCATCTCGGCCATCTTCTTCATCATCTGACCCTTGAGGACCATCATCTCGCCATGCAATTTGGGGTCCGCGTCCCGGCCGCCCATCATCCCATGCATCATCCCATGCATCATCCCGTGCATCCCGCCGTGACCCGTCTTACCGCTGTGGCCCGTCATGCCCGAGCCCATCATGCCGCCCTGTCCCATCATGCCCATGCGTCCCGAATGGGCCTCTTTCTTTTCAGCCTGAGCCAGGGAGACGACCAAAACGATGGCCAATCCCGTGATTGCCACTATTCCGAGTGCCTTTTTCATCATCTTGACTCCTTTCGAGCGGTCGTAAGTTCCAGCAAGACAGACTTCGGGGGGATTCCCGATCCTGACCCTTTAGATGGTGGCAACCTGGTTTAGGTTCCCCGTTTTCCCGGGAGAGTCTCGTACATGCGGAAGGCGACGACGAGTCCCGAGAGCATCGTGAGAGCCGCGATGACGTGGATGGCCGCCTTCATCCCGACGAAGTCGGCGATGAGGCCCGCGAGGAGCGCCCCGACGGCGTAGCCCAAATCCCGCCAGAAGCGGTAGACCCCGAGCGAGGTCGCCCGCCACTCGGGGTGGGCCACGTCGCCCACCGCCGCAATAATGACCGGGTAGACCATCGCGGTGCCCAGGCCCTGGATCACGGCCGCCACTATCCACCACGAATAGGTGGGCAGGAGCGCCGTCATCCAAATCCCAACGGCCTGGACGGTCATCCCTCCGACGATGAGGTGCTTTCGCCCGATCTTATCGCTCAGGGGGCCGGTGACGGGCTGCAGAATCCCCCAGACCATTGGGTAGACGGCCTTGATGACGCCGATGGCCGCAATCCCCAGACCGTAGGATGAGAAGAAGAGGGGGTAGATGCCCCAAGACATCCCGTCGTTGAGGTTGTTCACCAACCCGGCCTGGCTGCAAGAGGAAAGCGCCCGCTCCTTCCACGTCGTCAGGGAGAAGATCTCTCGCAGGGACGGTTGCTCCTTGGCCATAGGTTCAGGATTGCCCGTCCCCGGATTGCCGCTCGGCGCCGCCCGGAGGCGGGCCTCGTAGCGGACGTGCTCGATGGTATCCCTGACGAAAAACGTCGATACCAGGAGCCCCGCAAAGGCGATGCCGATACCCATGTAGAAAGGCTCGGGCCGCAGGCTGTAGCGTGCGGCGATCTCGCCTGTGAGCAACGCCATGATGCCGACCGAGAAGTAGCCTGCGAACTCGTTCAGCCCGACAGCCAGGCCCCGCCTCTTTGGGCCTACGAGATCGATCTTCATGTTGACGGTCATCGACCAGGTGAGGGCCTGGTTGATGCCGAGCAGCACGTTGGCCACGTCGAACCAGAACCAGCTGTTGGCGTAGATGATGATAAACGGCACGGGCAGGCCGATTATCCAGCCCAAGACGAGCACGCGCTTGCGGCCCCAGGTCTCGGAGATGCGGCCCGCTAATAAGTTGCAGAGAGATTTCACCACGCCGAAGGTGATGATGAACGAGACAATGGCGGTCTTGGAGGTGAGGCCGAACTCCTGCTCGCCGATGAGGGGGACAACGGTGCGCTCCAGACCTACCATGGAGCCCACGAACCCCACCGTCAAGAGAAGCAGCGTGAACTGCTGCCAGTTTTCTTTGATGCCAAGCTTGATCTGGTCGTGTTGGGCCGGCATGGCTGACGCCCCTAGCCTTTCCAGACTCTGTCACCACGACGCAGGGGCCTTGCCTCGAGTCGAAGGACCGAGACGCGAATGAGTCCCGTCGAGCTCCTGGTGGGGTTACCTTACGTCGTCAGGCCCATGTTGGACCGTCGAATATTGGCGAAATCTTCGGGCTGGGGCGGGATGTCCTGGGCCAAAGCCTTTATAAACTCATCCTTGGAGCGGGCCTGGAGCCCGATGTTGAACCGCTTCTCGAATCCGATGGTGGAGCTCGGCTTCCCGCTCATGTGGCGGCCACAGACCGAGCCCGCGGAGTGGGCGGGATAAATTTCAAGGGCATCGTCCAGGGCCAAGAGCTTTCCAAAGAGGCTCTCGTAGAGCTGAGCAGCCCCTTCGCGCGTATCGAGCACCAGGTCGGGCCGGCCCACGTCGCCCACAAAGAGAGTATCGCCAGTGAGGACGAACCAAGGCCCCTCGCCACGGGAGCGGTCTTCGACTACGAGGCACATGCTCTCGGGGGTATGGCCAGGAGTGTGAAGGGGCGACATCACAACGTTGCCCACCGCCACCTCATCTCCCTCGGCCAGCGGCACAAACTCGTAGGCGGCCTCGGCGGACTCGTGCAGGTAAATGGGCGCCCCGGTGGCCTCGGCGAGCTTGCGGCTTCCGGAGAGGTGGTCGGCGTGGATGTGGGTGTCGATGATATGGGTGATCTTAACGCCTGACTTCTCGGCGAGCTGGAGGTAGGGCTCGATCCCCACCTGGGGATCAACGATGGCGGAGCATCCTTTGCCCCCTCACGCCAGGAAGTAAGCCAGACACCCTCCCGGGTCGTGTCGGAGCTGCTCGAAAATCATCGCCTTCTCCTTATCTATAGAGCCACGACGATACCGGCCGTTGGGCCGCTCGCCTCACTCCTGGCCCACGGCTACGGGCAAACCGGCTACTCGCCACTCGGGAACCCCCTCTTCAAAGCGGCGGGCCGTGAAGCCCCGTTCGCGGAGGAGCTCGACGGCGTGAACGGCGAAGACGCAGTACGGCCCCCGACAATACGCGATAATCTCCTGGTCCGTCGGCAGCTCGGCCAGGCGCCGCTCAAGCTCCTCCAGAGGAACTGAGACGGCCCCCGGGATGTGTCCCGCCCGGTACTCCTCGGCGGGGCGGACGTCGAGGAGAGTCACGTGGCCCTCCCGCACCCATTCCAAGAGCTCTCGGCGACCGACGGGCTCCAGCGCTTCGGGGACCTCGAAGTAGTCCTGAACGACCCGCTCGATGTCGGCCAGACGGCGTTCGGCCAGCGATCTGAGAGCGATCCAGAGGCCGCCTACGGCCTCGTCAGCAAGGCGATAGAAGACGTAGAGGCCCTCCTTGCGCGCCTCGACGAGACGGGCCTCCCGGA
The genomic region above belongs to Nitrospinota bacterium and contains:
- a CDS encoding DUF2933 domain-containing protein produces the protein MNNLVLLLLLLACPLMMYFCMRGMGKHGPSESSPEKNTQEGTPEEKLAMLRAQQQEIARHIEALQDEVGSAKGAPIPTSLKEGTSEGRDGKRA
- a CDS encoding MBL fold metallo-hydrolase; its protein translation is MVDPQVGIEPYLQLAEKSGVKITHIIDTHIHADHLSGSRKLAEATGAPIYLHESAEAAYEFVPLAEGDEVAVGNVVMSPLHTPGHTPESMCLVVEDRSRGEGPWFVLTGDTLFVGDVGRPDLVLDTREGAAQLYESLFGKLLALDDALEIYPAHSAGSVCGRHMSGKPSSTIGFEKRFNIGLQARSKDEFIKALAQDIPPQPEDFANIRRSNMGLTT
- a CDS encoding group 1 truncated hemoglobin, which gives rise to MLLATLLLVGVGATLIIAGEKHEKSLYERLGGVGPISVVVDDFIDRLVANPVLNANPDVDEARKKVPAPVLKFLVTQFVCQATGGPCSYEGRSMKESHKHLYINEVEWQAMMANFNETLYMLKVPGHEQGELIALLESVKGDIVIAGK
- a CDS encoding peptidoglycan DD-metalloendopeptidase family protein, which produces MVLRRRWLRIAALAGLFCIAGLILLAFSYRSLHRHAGELAYMQAGSSSHPMQLASMSEEIEGLNNQLQRMQKLDRKLRLLASLEPTTESSKPLLGLGGPNTKASSGEDVFIADSQSTLIDTMRQELAKLKEATGRQEESFHELVSAFHDLKSLLAYTPSIWPVRGWVTSGFGRRVSPFTGKRSLHTGMDIASRKGALVVAPADGVVVRVVTEYDFGKLVEIDHGYGLKTRYGHNSHILVRAGQRVERGDPIARVGDTGRSTGSHLHYEVHLNGVPVNPKRYILLEENTF
- a CDS encoding SCO family protein, with the translated sequence MRKGMTIGLVMVLLAGLMLTSCEQQSPSFLGTVLKPPVSAPDFTLADQHGQPFRLSEQRGRVVLLYFGYTHCPGACPLTLTKWTKVHEALGADAERVRFVFITVDPERDGSQRLQQHLATFNADFVGLTGTQVELESVYAAYGVFREKASVGATGKDYLVNHNTSAFVIDPDGLWRLRHASITPPEDILQDVRQLLKRTQL
- a CDS encoding TlpA family protein disulfide reductase — its product is MLGLVGLFAWGLTKNARFIPSPLVNQQTPPLEFVLFNGERFSLADYLGQVVVINFWASWCIPCKLEAPILEGGWLTFRDRGVVFVGVNIQDERREALAFIREHGKTYPNGPDHDGKITIDYGVYAVPETFFIDRNGKIAYKHFGSLTLAVLSKQIKELL
- a CDS encoding MFS transporter — translated: MPAQHDQIKLGIKENWQQFTLLLLTVGFVGSMVGLERTVVPLIGEQEFGLTSKTAIVSFIITFGVVKSLCNLLAGRISETWGRKRVLVLGWIIGLPVPFIIIYANSWFWFDVANVLLGINQALTWSMTVNMKIDLVGPKRRGLAVGLNEFAGYFSVGIMALLTGEIAARYSLRPEPFYMGIGIAFAGLLVSTFFVRDTIEHVRYEARLRAAPSGNPGTGNPEPMAKEQPSLREIFSLTTWKERALSSCSQAGLVNNLNDGMSWGIYPLFFSSYGLGIAAIGVIKAVYPMVWGILQPVTGPLSDKIGRKHLIVGGMTVQAVGIWMTALLPTYSWWIVAAVIQGLGTAMVYPVIIAAVGDVAHPEWRATSLGVYRFWRDLGYAVGALLAGLIADFVGMKAAIHVIAALTMLSGLVVAFRMYETLPGKRGT
- a CDS encoding type II toxin-antitoxin system HicB family antitoxin; amino-acid sequence: MVKKTPEEYLQEPYAFILTEDKDSGGFSAEVLEFPGCIDYGDNAQEAIANLENTAKAWIEIELERGHEIPPPSANHGFSGRIALRLPRSLHRLATRMAKQDGTSVNQFLVSAIAARVGAEDLYNRIADKISRSVIHRTANVIVAVTEPSERTLLPEGEHFVIEEGPVGTGPHVLIQNINKIGD
- a CDS encoding TlpA family protein disulfide reductase, producing the protein MKAPEFTLPDSEGNQVALKDFRGSVVFLNLWASWCPACRAEMPSMERLYQKFKDYGFTILAVNLKENPSTVRAFMEQFRLTFPALLDRRGKVASLYGLWSIPMTVLIDPDGNIVGRAIGGRNWSSQDGCRYIGSLLAHSKLAKAEVEC
- a CDS encoding metalloregulator ArsR/SmtB family transcription factor, producing the protein MSKQGRMFKDQLYEQFARIGKALASPKRLELLDLLAQGERTVESLTREASLGLANCSQHLQVLREARLVEARKEGLYVFYRLADEAVGGLWIALRSLAERRLADIERVVQDYFEVPEALEPVGRRELLEWVREGHVTLLDVRPAEEYRAGHIPGAVSVPLEELERRLAELPTDQEIIAYCRGPYCVFAVHAVELLRERGFTARRFEEGVPEWRVAGLPVAVGQE
- a CDS encoding DUF3105 domain-containing protein, which produces MSSKKERRRRRQEEKRRKKSSAMALPLIGLSVVVLAGGWFVNQMMKSSVGTAIPVQPTWHISSPDTPHPPYNSLPPTSGPHLGSLARWGIHQAPIPDEVQVHNLEDGGVLVQYRCRNCGRLIQQLEQVVRRYDRYVILAPNPRLDKTIALTAWGRIDKFDGFDEERIVKFIEAYKGIDHHR